A region of the Bryobacteraceae bacterium genome:
TTTTCGCGCGGCATGCGCGGCATTGTCACGAGCGGCGGCTGCCGGGACGCGGACGAAAACATTCTCCAGCGCATTCCCATCTACCAGCGCCAGCACACCCGCGGGATCAATCCCGGCCGTGTGCAGATTGAAAGCTACAACCGGCCGGTGGTTGTCGGAAGCGTGCTGGTGATGCCGGGCGACATCATCGTGGCCGATTCCGACGGGGTGGTGGTGGTGCCGCGGGCGAAGGCGGAAGCGGTGGCCGCCTCGGCGCGGCGGATTCTGGAGGGCGACAAGAAGGCGCGCCGCCGCCTGTACGAGAAGACGGGACGGCCGCTGGACCCGACGGTGAAGTGAAGAGTGCGGCGCGGCCGGCTCAGGCGTTCCGCGCCACGTCCACCAGATCGGCGAAGACGCCGTAGGCGGTCTGTTCGAGGCCCGGTTGCAGGCTGAAGACGCCGAGTTCGCCCATCAGGTCCGTTTGGAGGACGAGCAGATTGGACGTACCCGAGACCTGCGCCAGCAGATCTGTGCGCGGCAGCACCTCAGCGCGGACGCGGAGGGAGACGCCCTGCGGCGTGCGCCGGCCGCGGCTGACGAGCGCAATCCGTTTGCCGCTGCGCTCGGCCTCGGCCACCTTTTCCGGCGTCAGCCGTCCGATGCCGCGCCGGTTCACGGCCGCCGGCGTGGTGCGGGCGTCCATGAGCACGTTGGCCAGCGCAGCCGCCTTGCAGGCGCTGTCCCAGCCGTCGATGTCGAACCAGGGATCGGCCTCGGTGACGCCGAGGCGGCGGGCCTCGTCGATCCCCTCTTCGAGCGAGGCGTCGCGGCGCATGCAATCAAGGATCACCTGCGTGGTGGAGTTCAGCACGCCGGCAAAGCCGTGGATGCGCACGCCGGGCAGGCACTGCCGCACCAGGTTGAACACGGGCGCGCCGTCCATCACCGACGATTCGAAGCGGAACTCGACGCCTGCGCGGCGGGCCTCCTCAGCAAGCTCCGCATAACGGCAGGCGATGGGCCCCTTGTTGGCCGTAACCACGTGCATGCCGCGGGCGAAGGCGGCGCGGATGTGGCTTGCGGCCGGCTCGCCGTCCTGCGGGTTCATGGTGGTGAGTTCGACCAGAATTTCGGCGCGGGCACGGTCCAGGAACTCCTCCGCGCCGGCGGCCGGCGGGCCGAAGGCGGGCTCTTCCGGCAGCCCGTGCAGGTCATACGCGGTACCGTGGCGCAGCGTGTGCGCGGCCACGATGCGGAACGGATAGACGTGCCGCTCGCGTGCGATCAGGCGCGCCAGCGCGCGCGCCACTCTGCCATAGCCGAGGATTGCGACTCTCAAAATTCGATCTTCTCAATCAGGGCGTTCAGTTCATTTTCCAGCGCAGCCTTGCGGCGGCGCAGCTGGTTCAGGCGTTCACGGAGCTCGACGATGCGCGCGTCGCCTTTGGCCAGCTCGGCGGCGTAGCGGTTCACCTGCTCCTGCTGTCCGGCGAGGTTGCGCAGCGTGCCGATGTTCTGCCGCAGCCGGTCCTGCTCGCTGCTGATGTCGCGGATCTCGGCCTCGGTCTGGCGGAGCTCGCTGTCGGTCTGGGCGATCTCGCGCTTCTTTGCGGCCAGCGTCTCCAGCTGCTGGCGGGCGGCCGGTTTGAGGGCGCGGTTCTGAAGATATTCGGCCAGCACGTCGGGAGTCAGGGAAGAGATGGTCGTCGAGCTTTCCAGTTCGCGCTCCTCGGTGACGGCCAGCTTCGCCGCGCCCTGCGGCGGCAGCCTCAGCGTGAAGCGCCAGCCGTCGGGCGTGGTCTCTTCGGCTTTCGGGCTCAAGAGCTTCCAGCCCTGCGCCGCCGGGTGTTCCACCATGAGCAGTTTGTCTTTCGGCTCGGTGTTGATGGCCGTGTAGACGGTAGTGCGCCGGGCCGCAGTGCGGGTGATGAGCACGCCGCGGCGCGCCTGATAGCCGCGGAGGATGCCTTCTTCGGAGTCGAATTTCGTTGTCACGCGCACGGACTGATCGATGGCGTAGCTGATGAAACGCTTCTCGCCGTTCTTAAGTTCCTCCATCAAGGCCTCGCCCGAGTAGCCGGAGGGATGGTAGACGGTGACGGTGCCGCCATCGAGGGTCTTGCCGGTGATGTTGGTGATCTCGGCGGCGAGGCGTGGGTTGGGTTGCGAGCGGTCCGCGAAGAAAAGGAGCCTGCGGGCGGCGATTCTGCCCTGGAAAAAGGGCAGAAGGAGGGACTCGCCGGCGCGGGCGTTCACAGGAGTCGAGAAGTTGTATTCGAACAGTTCGCCAGCTTCGCGTCCCTCAGCCACCGGCTCCACGGTGCTCAGCTCGAGCGGGGCGGGGGAGGCGGCTTTCCCTTCGGCGGTTGCGTCGGCGGGGACGGCCATGCGGAGCGGCCGCTGGGGGCTTCGGGCCGCAGGCTGTTCCTGGGCGGGAAGCGCGCCCAGCATTCCGCCGGCAACGGCACCGGGGTGGATGAGCGGGGCCACGGCGGCGATGCCCGGCAGGTCCACTTCGCGGCGCTCGACGTAGCGCGCCGGCAGCAGCCGGGTGATGAAGGAAACGGGCCGGCCGCTGACGACGCTGAGCGAGACCTGGTTCCAGTCCTCGCCGGTGGCGTTTTCGACGATGGCCCAGCCTTCCAGCGACGCCTCGCCCGAGTCCGGCAGCAGGAGCCTGTAGGTGGATTTCCAGACGGGTGCGGGGGCGAGGTAGCGGATGGCGAGCTGGCGCTCGCCGGCCCCCGTGAGGTCGATGTAGAGGGTGCGGCGGTCCGGGCTGAGCTCCTGGGCCACGGCGGCCAGAGCGTCGGCCAGTTGCCGCTGGAGGCGCGGCTCGGAGAAGCGCAGGCCGCTGGCGGCGTCGAGATCGACGATGGCGAGCGCGCCGGAGTCGAGCATCAACGTCAGCTCCTGCTTTTCGCCGCCGTTTGGCGTTGGGGCCACGCGGCCGGAGACGATCAGGCCGGCCAGCGGCTGTCCCCGGTAGGTCATTTCGATACGAGCCCCACGCCACTGGTCCAGCAGGCGCGCCAGCGGCAGGCCGGCGGCGCCGCGCATGCGCTGCGAGACCTGGCTCTGCACGCGCAGCGGGTCAAAAAATTCATAACGGATGCGCGCAACGCCGCCCGGGGCCTCGATGAGAAGCGACTTGAGCGCGTCGTCGACTTCATTGGAGCGAAGGTCCAGAGAGACGGGCTCGCCCGCCTTCACCACGCCGCTGCGTTCATAGAAAGCGACGCCGTTCTTGTAGACCACGACGCGGCGGACCGGCAGCGTGGCCGCCTGGGCCAGGGCCGCAGCGAGAAGGGCGGCGAAGAGGGATTTCATGAATTTCCTCCTCAGGCCATGATAAGGTCAGAAGACGCCGGAGTGACGATGAACATTCTGCTTGTCGACGACGAACGGCCGCTGCTGGCGCTGCTGGCGCGGTATCTGGAGCGCTCCGGCCATCAGGTGGACTCCTGCGAAACCGGGCGGGACGCGCTCGCCAGGTGCCGCGCCGCGCCGTGCCCGTACTCGGTCGTGGTGCTGGATCTGAAGCTGCCGGATATCTCCGGCCAGGAGCTGCTGCCGCAACTGCTGGAAGCCGCTCCCCAGGTGCGCGTGATTGTTTCGAGCGGCACGCCGTATAGCCCGGCGGCGCTTCCGGCGGCATACCGGCCGCGGGTGGAAGCGCTGCTGAAGCCGTTCCTGCCGAAGGAGCTGCTGGATGCCATTGAGCGGCTGGCGCCGCGGGCGCGCGGGGCGTCAGTCTAGCAGCGCCTTGAGCCGCTCGGCGAAATTCTCCTCGTCCTCTGACCAGAGCAGGCGGCGTTCGGCGACGAGTTCGTTTTCGAGGTCCTGCGCCAGGTGGAGCAGGCTGCGGATGTTGGCCTGGACAGGGCGCAGGTTGTCGCTCTTCTCTTCGGGCAGGTAGAGCCGCTGCGGGCCGAGGTCGATGCGGACGTGCTCACCGCGGGGCGTGTCGAACTCGGGGCCGAAGATTTCCAGGTAGACGGTGGAGGGCTTCAGCTCCCAGTCGCCGGTCCACTGGTAGAGGTCCCAGCGGAGCTGCACCTGGAAGCAGACGTCGTCGTTCAGGTGAAGCTGCGCGCGTTCGGCGGCGGCCTGCGGGTCGAGCGCGCCATCGAAGTATTCTTCGTGCAGAGGCGCCTCCTGAAAGCTGAGCGGATAGATGCGGAGAACGCCGCCGGGCAGCAGCTTCGATTGCGGGAAGACCGCGGCGGCCTTCTTCAGATAAAGCGGCATGGCGATGGCCGAGTAGTGCTTCAGCCAGAAGGACAGAAAGAGCGGATCGTGCATCGCTTTCAGCCTCCCACACGGCGGTAGACGGCGACGGCCAGCGGCGGCAGGGTGAGCGAAAGGCTCTGCCGGCGGCCGTGCATCTCCACGCGGTCCGTCCACAGTTCTCCGTCGTTGACCACGCCGCTGCCGCCGAAATGCTTCCGGTCGCTGTTGAAGACCTCGCGGTAGAGGCCGGGCTCGGGGACGCCGATGCGGTAATTGTGCCGCACGACAGGGGTGAAATTGCAGACCCAGACGGTGAAATCACGGCCGTTTTTGGCGCGGCGGATGAAGCTGATGACGCTCGAATCAACGTCCTGAAAATCGATCCATTCGAAGCCGTTCCAGTGGAAATCGACCTCGTACAGGGTCGGTTCTGAGACGTAAAAATGGTTCAGTTCGCGGACGTATTCCTGAAGCGAGCGGTGGAAATCGTACTGCAACAGATCCCAACGGAGCTGCGCCTGCCAGTTCCATTCCTCGTATTGGCCGAGCTCGCAGCCCATGAACAGGAGCTTCTTGCCCGGGTGGCCGTACATGTAGCCGAGGAAGGCGCGCACGTTGGCGAAGCGCTGCCATTCGTCGCCCGGCATCTTGGCGATGAGGGACGCCTTGCCGTGGACGACCTCGTCGTGGGAGACGGGCAGCAGGAAGTTCTCGGTGAAGGCGTAGATCAGGCTGAAGGTGATCTGGTTGTGGCGGAACTTGCGGAACAGCGGGTCGGTGCGGAAGTAGGCGAACATGTCGTGCATCCAGCCCATGTTCCACTTGAAGGTGAAGCCGAGGCCGCCGGCGTAGACCGGGTGCGAGACGCCGGCAAAGGAGGTGGATTCCTCGGCGATGGTCACCGCGCCGGGCACCTTGTGCGCCTCCTCATTGAATTTGCGCAGGAAGGCGATGGCCTCAAGGTTCTCGTTACCGCCGTAAATATTGGGCACCCATTCGCCTTCCTTGCGGCCGTAATCGCGGTAGAGCATGGAGGCGACGGCGTCCACGCGCAGGCCGTCGATATGGTACTCCTTCAGCCAGAAAAGCGCGTTGGAAATGAGGAAATTCTTGACTTCATTCCGCGCGTAATTGAACACGAGCGTGCCCCATTCCCGGTGTTCGCCGAGGCGCGGGTCCTCGTATTCATAGCAGGCGGTGCCATCAAAGCGGGCCAGGCCGTGGGCGTCCTTCGGAAAATGGCCCGGCACCCAGTCGGCGATGACGCCGATGCCGGCGCGGTGGCAGGAGTCGATGAAAAACCTGAAGTCATCCGGCGTGCCGAAGCGTGCGGTGGGGGCGTAGTAGCCGGTCACCTGGTAGCCCCAACTTCCGGCGTAGGGGTGCTCCATGACGGGCATCAGCTCGATGTGCGTGTAGCCGAGCCGCCGGACGTAAGGAACCAGATGCGCAGCCAGTTCGCGGTAGCTGAGCGGTTCGCCTTCGGGAGTCTTCATCCAGGACTCGAGATGGACTTCGTAGCAGCTCACCGGCTGTTCGAGCCAGTTGGTGCGGGCGCGGCGCTCCATCCACTCCTGGTCGCCCCATTCGTAGGAATC
Encoded here:
- a CDS encoding homoserine dehydrogenase, whose amino-acid sequence is MRVAILGYGRVARALARLIARERHVYPFRIVAAHTLRHGTAYDLHGLPEEPAFGPPAAGAEEFLDRARAEILVELTTMNPQDGEPAASHIRAAFARGMHVVTANKGPIACRYAELAEEARRAGVEFRFESSVMDGAPVFNLVRQCLPGVRIHGFAGVLNSTTQVILDCMRRDASLEEGIDEARRLGVTEADPWFDIDGWDSACKAAALANVLMDARTTPAAVNRRGIGRLTPEKVAEAERSGKRIALVSRGRRTPQGVSLRVRAEVLPRTDLLAQVSGTSNLLVLQTDLMGELGVFSLQPGLEQTAYGVFADLVDVARNA
- the glgB gene encoding 1,4-alpha-glucan branching enzyme GlgB, encoding MNPGDFEAIVGGYHGDPFSVLGPHRVEDGWVVRAFLPHAAEAALLLEGGGRVPMARLHPGGIYGAQLARDPGRYVIEIVLYRGGSEIIEDPYRFGLLLSDFDVWLHAEGTHYEAWRTMGAHLMEIDGVHGCRFAVWAPNAEAVCVAGSFNQWDAYRHPMRRREGGIWEIFLPGVRQGDIYKYFVRSKIFGVSEMKCDPYAFASETPPRTASMVWKLDSYEWGDQEWMERRARTNWLEQPVSCYEVHLESWMKTPEGEPLSYRELAAHLVPYVRRLGYTHIELMPVMEHPYAGSWGYQVTGYYAPTARFGTPDDFRFFIDSCHRAGIGVIADWVPGHFPKDAHGLARFDGTACYEYEDPRLGEHREWGTLVFNYARNEVKNFLISNALFWLKEYHIDGLRVDAVASMLYRDYGRKEGEWVPNIYGGNENLEAIAFLRKFNEEAHKVPGAVTIAEESTSFAGVSHPVYAGGLGFTFKWNMGWMHDMFAYFRTDPLFRKFRHNQITFSLIYAFTENFLLPVSHDEVVHGKASLIAKMPGDEWQRFANVRAFLGYMYGHPGKKLLFMGCELGQYEEWNWQAQLRWDLLQYDFHRSLQEYVRELNHFYVSEPTLYEVDFHWNGFEWIDFQDVDSSVISFIRRAKNGRDFTVWVCNFTPVVRHNYRIGVPEPGLYREVFNSDRKHFGGSGVVNDGELWTDRVEMHGRRQSLSLTLPPLAVAVYRRVGG